One Aquamicrobium sp. genomic region harbors:
- a CDS encoding NYN domain-containing protein yields MFDPREKIALFIDGANLYATSRALGFDIDYRKLLASFQKRGYLLRAYYYTALVEDQEYSSIRPLIDWLDYNGYKVVTKPAKEFTDSAGRRKVKGNMDIELTVDALQLADTVDHYVIFSGDGDFRTLVEALQRKGRKVSVVSTMASQPPMISDDLRRQADHFIDLASLKGEVGREPGERPARRAEPEPEADYDEDDL; encoded by the coding sequence ATGTTCGATCCACGCGAGAAGATCGCTCTCTTCATCGACGGAGCCAATCTCTACGCCACGTCGCGGGCGCTCGGCTTCGACATCGATTACCGCAAGCTGCTCGCGAGCTTCCAGAAGCGCGGCTATCTGCTCAGGGCCTATTACTACACCGCGCTGGTCGAGGATCAGGAATACTCCTCGATCCGGCCGCTGATCGACTGGCTCGACTACAACGGCTACAAGGTGGTGACGAAGCCGGCCAAGGAGTTCACCGACTCGGCCGGCCGGCGCAAGGTCAAGGGCAATATGGACATCGAGCTGACGGTCGATGCGCTGCAACTGGCCGACACGGTCGACCATTACGTCATCTTCTCCGGCGACGGCGATTTCCGCACGCTGGTCGAGGCGCTCCAGCGCAAGGGCCGCAAGGTCTCGGTCGTCTCCACCATGGCCTCGCAGCCGCCGATGATCTCCGACGACCTGCGCCGGCAGGCCGACCATTTCATCGACCTCGCCTCGCTGAAGGGCGAGGTCGGCCGCGAGCCGGGCGAGCGCCCCGC
- a CDS encoding DUF305 domain-containing protein, translated as MPARILRFSAIALAACLAAAPAALAQDGHGAHSHGAGASQAYMDAMTSMNEEMEKMEMTGEAGIDFALMMIPHHQSAIDMARAYLDSGENDPELTKLSQDIVAAQESEIAFLRAWLAKNGH; from the coding sequence ATGCCCGCTCGTATTCTTCGCTTTTCCGCCATCGCGCTCGCCGCGTGCCTTGCCGCCGCCCCGGCCGCGCTGGCGCAGGACGGGCACGGCGCGCATTCCCACGGCGCCGGAGCGTCGCAGGCCTATATGGACGCGATGACATCGATGAACGAGGAGATGGAGAAGATGGAGATGACCGGCGAGGCCGGCATCGACTTCGCCCTGATGATGATCCCCCATCACCAGAGCGCCATCGACATGGCCAGGGCCTATCTCGACAGCGGCGAAAACGATCCCGAGCTGACCAAGCTGTCGCAGGACATCGTCGCCGCTCAGGAAAGCGAGATCGCCTTCCTGCGCGCATGGCTGGCGAAGAACGGGCATTGA
- the rpoZ gene encoding DNA-directed RNA polymerase subunit omega, which produces MARVTVEDCIDKVENRFELVLLAGHRARLISQGAPITIDRDNDKNPVVALREIADETLSPDDLKEDLIHSLQKHVEVDEPEADLPEIADASAGVAAVEAEAEDDTVAFDRMSEEDLLAGIEGLVPPEKSDDF; this is translated from the coding sequence ATGGCCCGCGTTACCGTTGAGGATTGCATCGACAAGGTCGAGAACCGCTTCGAGCTGGTGCTCCTTGCCGGCCATCGCGCGCGGCTCATCAGCCAGGGCGCGCCGATCACCATCGACCGCGACAACGACAAGAACCCGGTCGTCGCGCTGCGCGAGATCGCCGACGAGACGCTGTCGCCCGACGATCTCAAGGAAGACCTGATCCATTCGCTGCAGAAGCATGTCGAGGTCGACGAGCCCGAGGCCGACCTGCCGGAGATCGCCGACGCCAGCGCCGGCGTTGCAGCAGTCGAGGCCGAGGCGGAGGACGACACCGTCGCCTTCGACCGCATGTCCGAGGAAGACCTGCTCGCCGGCATCGAGGGACTGGTCCCGCCGGAGAAGAGCGACGACTTCTGA
- a CDS encoding bifunctional (p)ppGpp synthetase/guanosine-3',5'-bis(diphosphate) 3'-pyrophosphohydrolase: MMRQYELVERVQRYKPDVNEALLNKAYVYAMQKHGHQKRASGDPYFSHPLEVAAILTEMRMDEATIAVALLHDTIEDTSATRAEIDALFGADMGKLVEGLTKLKKLDLVSKKAEQAENLRKLLLAISDDVRVLLVKLADRLHNMRTLEHMRPDKRLRIAEETMEIYAPLAGRMGMQDMREELEELSFKYINPEAYKAVTERLADFAARNRGVVEEVEHALSDLFVEHALYAEVKSRLKKPWSVFRKMETRAISFEQLSDLIGFRVIVANIEDCYRALGAIHTRWSMVPGRFKDYISTPKQNDYRSIHTTVVGPSRQRVELQIRTQAMDTVAEYGVAAHSIYKDRGDKAGASHAVSKDTKAYAWLRQTIEALSEGDNPEDFLENTKLELFQDQVFAFTPKGRLIALPRGATPIDFAYAVHTDVGDTCVGAKVNGRVMPLMTELKNGDEVEIIRSKAQVPPAAWESIVVTGKARSAIRRATRMAMRKQYSGLGARILERAFSRAGKTFSREAIKPVLHRLARKDVEDVLADVGRGELSSPDVLKAVFPDHKEDRVATSPKVREEGWFNLRNAAGMLFQIPGLRGSRKAGAEGQGGGSVPIRGAHGDLPVFFAPEGAVPGDRIVGIVEIGKGITIYPIQSPSLTAFDDQPERWVDVRWDIDEEHRERFPARISVTAINEPGSLASIAQTIAANDANIHTLTMARTAPDFTEMIFDLEVWNLKHLNRLLSQLKDNSSVSAARRVNG; this comes from the coding sequence ATGATGCGGCAATACGAGCTTGTCGAGCGCGTCCAGCGCTACAAGCCCGATGTCAACGAGGCGCTGCTCAACAAGGCTTATGTCTATGCCATGCAGAAGCATGGCCACCAGAAGCGGGCATCGGGCGATCCCTACTTCTCGCACCCGCTCGAGGTCGCCGCGATCCTCACCGAGATGCGCATGGACGAGGCGACCATCGCGGTCGCGCTGCTCCACGACACCATCGAGGACACGTCCGCGACACGTGCCGAGATCGACGCGCTGTTCGGCGCCGACATGGGCAAGCTGGTCGAGGGGCTGACAAAGCTCAAGAAGCTCGATCTCGTCTCCAAGAAGGCCGAGCAGGCCGAGAACCTGCGCAAGCTGCTGCTTGCCATCTCCGACGACGTGCGCGTCCTCCTCGTCAAGCTCGCCGACCGGCTGCACAACATGCGCACGCTGGAGCATATGCGCCCCGACAAGCGCCTGCGCATCGCCGAGGAGACGATGGAGATCTATGCCCCGCTCGCCGGGCGCATGGGCATGCAGGACATGCGCGAGGAGCTGGAGGAGCTGTCCTTCAAATACATCAACCCGGAGGCCTACAAGGCCGTCACCGAGCGGCTGGCCGATTTCGCGGCGCGAAACAGGGGCGTGGTCGAGGAGGTCGAGCACGCGCTGTCCGACCTCTTCGTCGAGCACGCGCTCTATGCCGAGGTGAAGAGCCGGCTGAAGAAGCCGTGGTCGGTGTTCCGCAAGATGGAGACGCGGGCAATCTCCTTCGAGCAGCTCTCCGACCTTATCGGCTTTCGCGTCATCGTCGCCAATATCGAGGATTGCTACCGCGCGCTCGGCGCGATCCATACCCGCTGGTCGATGGTGCCGGGCCGCTTCAAGGACTACATCTCGACGCCGAAGCAGAACGACTACCGCTCGATCCACACCACGGTCGTCGGCCCCTCGCGCCAGCGCGTCGAGTTGCAGATCCGCACCCAGGCGATGGACACCGTCGCCGAATACGGCGTCGCCGCGCATTCGATCTACAAGGACCGCGGCGACAAGGCCGGCGCCAGCCACGCCGTCTCCAAGGACACGAAGGCCTATGCGTGGCTGCGCCAGACCATCGAGGCGCTGTCCGAGGGCGACAACCCGGAAGACTTCCTCGAGAACACCAAGCTCGAGCTGTTCCAGGACCAGGTCTTCGCCTTCACCCCGAAGGGCCGGCTGATCGCGCTGCCGCGCGGCGCGACTCCCATCGACTTCGCCTATGCCGTCCACACCGATGTCGGCGACACCTGCGTCGGCGCCAAGGTCAACGGCCGCGTCATGCCGCTGATGACCGAGCTGAAGAACGGCGACGAGGTCGAGATCATCCGCTCGAAGGCGCAGGTGCCGCCGGCGGCGTGGGAGTCGATCGTCGTCACCGGCAAGGCGCGCTCGGCCATCCGCCGCGCCACGCGCATGGCCATGCGCAAGCAGTATTCCGGCCTCGGCGCGCGCATCCTCGAACGCGCCTTTTCCCGCGCCGGCAAGACGTTCTCGCGCGAGGCGATCAAGCCGGTGCTGCATCGCCTCGCCCGCAAGGACGTCGAGGACGTGCTGGCCGATGTTGGAAGGGGCGAGTTGTCCTCGCCGGACGTCCTGAAGGCCGTCTTCCCGGACCACAAGGAGGACCGCGTCGCGACCTCGCCCAAGGTGCGCGAGGAAGGCTGGTTCAACCTGCGCAACGCCGCCGGCATGCTGTTCCAGATTCCCGGCCTGCGCGGCAGCCGGAAGGCCGGAGCCGAGGGGCAGGGCGGCGGCTCCGTCCCGATCCGCGGCGCGCATGGCGACCTGCCCGTCTTCTTCGCCCCGGAAGGCGCGGTGCCGGGCGACCGCATCGTCGGCATCGTCGAGATCGGCAAGGGCATCACCATCTATCCGATCCAGTCGCCGTCGCTCACCGCCTTCGACGACCAGCCCGAGCGCTGGGTCGACGTGCGCTGGGACATCGACGAGGAGCACAGGGAGCGCTTCCCGGCCCGCATCTCCGTCACCGCGATCAACGAGCCGGGCTCGCTCGCCTCCATCGCCCAGACCATCGCCGCCAACGACGCCAACATCCACACGCTGACCATGGCGCGCACCGCGCCCGATTTCACCGAGATGATCTTCGATCTCGAGGTCTGGAACCTGAAGCATCTGAACCGGCTGCTTTCGCAGCTCAAGGACAATTCCAGCGTCAGCGCCGCGCGGCGCGTCAACGGCTGA
- the pyrE gene encoding orotate phosphoribosyltransferase → MNTDEVLAVFREAGAILEGHFILTSGLRSPVFLQKARVFMHADKTERLCRALAARVREKVPGRIDYVVGPAVGGLIPAYETSRHLGVPAIWVEREAGEFRLRRFEIEPGARVVIVEDIVTTGLSIRETVECMRKLGAEVAAACCIIDRSAGKADVGVPLVALAEYAVPAYPADALPPELAAIPAIKPGSRNL, encoded by the coding sequence ATGAACACGGACGAGGTGCTGGCGGTCTTCCGCGAGGCGGGCGCGATTCTCGAAGGCCATTTCATCCTGACCTCCGGGCTGCGCAGCCCGGTCTTCCTCCAGAAGGCGCGCGTCTTCATGCATGCCGACAAGACGGAGCGGCTGTGCCGGGCGCTCGCCGCCCGGGTGCGCGAAAAAGTGCCGGGCCGCATCGACTATGTCGTCGGCCCCGCCGTCGGCGGGCTGATCCCGGCCTACGAGACCTCGCGGCATCTGGGCGTGCCCGCCATCTGGGTCGAGCGCGAGGCGGGCGAGTTCCGTCTGCGCCGCTTCGAGATCGAGCCGGGCGCGCGCGTCGTCATCGTCGAGGACATCGTCACCACCGGCCTTTCGATCCGCGAGACGGTGGAATGTATGCGAAAGCTCGGCGCCGAGGTCGCGGCCGCCTGCTGCATCATCGACCGCTCCGCCGGCAAAGCCGATGTCGGCGTGCCGCTGGTGGCGCTGGCCGAATATGCGGTGCCGGCATACCCCGCCGACGCCCTGCCGCCGGAGCTTGCCGCAATTCCAGCCATAAAGCCCGGTAGCCGCAATCTATGA
- the acpS gene encoding holo-ACP synthase, with protein MIIGIGSDLIDIRRVEKTLERHGPRFIARVFTEIEKEKSERRRERAASYAKRFAAKEACAKALGTGISRGVFWRDMGVVNLPGGKPTMRLTGGAAARLAAIVPQGHEAFVHLTITDDFPLAQAFVIIEAHPAAG; from the coding sequence ATGATTATCGGAATCGGCAGCGACCTGATCGACATCAGGCGGGTGGAGAAGACGCTGGAGCGCCATGGCCCGCGCTTCATCGCCCGCGTCTTCACCGAGATCGAGAAGGAGAAGTCGGAGCGCCGCCGCGAGCGCGCCGCCTCCTACGCCAAGCGCTTCGCCGCCAAGGAGGCCTGCGCCAAGGCGCTCGGCACCGGCATCTCGCGCGGCGTCTTCTGGCGCGACATGGGCGTGGTCAACCTGCCGGGCGGCAAGCCGACCATGCGCCTGACCGGCGGGGCGGCCGCGCGGCTCGCCGCGATCGTGCCGCAGGGGCACGAGGCGTTCGTCCATCTGACCATCACCGACGACTTCCCGCTGGCGCAGGCTTTCGTCATCATCGAGGCGCATCCGGCCGCCGGTTGA
- the lepB gene encoding signal peptidase I produces the protein MSVADKSQKKSGGLGETVSVIVQALLLALVIRTFLFQPFSIPSGSMRPTLLEGDYLFVTKWAYGYSKHSLPFSPNLFEGRIWGSQPERGDVTVFKFPPNPSLDYIKRVIGLPGDRVQMRGGQLFINGEPVAREKVGEIDNPDITEVNRPVEVWRETLPNGVSYDTLDLTPNGIGDDTREFVVPDGHYFMMGDNRDNSTDSRFSVGYVPEDHLVGRANIIFFSIAGGASPLEVWRWPSELRPSRIFDWVR, from the coding sequence ATGAGCGTGGCCGACAAATCGCAGAAGAAATCCGGCGGGCTGGGCGAGACCGTCAGCGTCATCGTGCAGGCGCTGCTGCTCGCGCTCGTCATCCGCACCTTCCTGTTCCAGCCTTTCTCGATTCCCTCCGGCTCGATGCGCCCGACGCTGCTCGAAGGCGACTACCTCTTCGTCACCAAATGGGCCTACGGCTATTCCAAGCACTCGCTGCCCTTCTCGCCCAACCTGTTCGAGGGCCGCATCTGGGGCAGCCAGCCCGAGCGCGGCGACGTCACCGTCTTCAAGTTCCCGCCCAACCCCTCGCTCGACTACATCAAGCGCGTCATCGGCCTGCCGGGCGACCGGGTGCAGATGCGCGGCGGCCAGCTCTTCATCAACGGCGAGCCGGTCGCGCGCGAGAAGGTCGGCGAGATCGACAATCCCGACATCACCGAGGTCAACCGCCCGGTCGAGGTCTGGCGCGAGACCCTGCCCAACGGCGTCTCCTACGACACGCTCGACCTGACGCCGAACGGCATCGGCGACGACACGCGCGAGTTCGTCGTGCCGGACGGCCATTATTTCATGATGGGCGACAACCGCGACAACTCCACCGACAGCCGCTTCTCCGTCGGCTACGTGCCGGAGGACCACCTGGTCGGGCGCGCCAACATCATCTTCTTCTCCATCGCCGGCGGCGCGAGCCCGCTCGAGGTCTGGCGCTGGCCGTCCGAGCTGCGTCCCTCTCGCATCTTCGACTGGGTGAGGTAG
- the rnc gene encoding ribonuclease III — MAVKSSADADLAASVEAISGLAFTDAALLRRALTHASAGEGKDYQRLEFLGDRVLGLVVAQMVFEANPGAPEGELSLRLNALVNAETLAEIADEIGLSRLIVAGSELRTLTGRKRVNLRADVMEALIAAVYLEGGLEAARRFIGRYWEGRSKAPTAARRDAKTELQEWAHQVAKASPLYVVESREGPDHDPVFEVSVRIAGVRPASARGRSKREAEQAAATAILLREGVWAGEVEG; from the coding sequence ATGGCCGTGAAATCCTCCGCCGACGCCGATCTCGCCGCTTCGGTCGAGGCGATCTCCGGCCTTGCCTTCACCGACGCCGCGCTCCTGCGCCGGGCGCTGACCCATGCGAGCGCCGGCGAGGGCAAGGACTACCAGCGGCTGGAATTCCTCGGCGACAGGGTGCTCGGCCTCGTGGTCGCGCAGATGGTGTTCGAGGCCAATCCCGGCGCGCCGGAAGGCGAATTGTCGCTGCGCCTCAACGCGCTCGTCAACGCCGAGACGCTTGCGGAAATCGCCGACGAGATCGGCCTGTCGCGGCTGATCGTGGCCGGCAGCGAGCTGCGCACGCTCACGGGGCGCAAGCGCGTCAATCTGCGCGCCGACGTGATGGAGGCGCTGATCGCCGCCGTCTATCTCGAAGGCGGGCTGGAGGCGGCGCGGCGCTTCATCGGCCGCTACTGGGAGGGCCGTTCGAAAGCGCCGACCGCCGCCCGCCGCGACGCCAAGACGGAATTGCAGGAATGGGCGCATCAGGTGGCGAAGGCCTCGCCGCTCTATGTCGTCGAAAGCCGGGAAGGGCCGGACCACGATCCCGTCTTCGAGGTCTCGGTCCGCATCGCCGGCGTCAGGCCGGCAAGCGCCAGGGGCCGCTCCAAACGCGAGGCCGAGCAGGCTGCGGCGACCGCCATATTGCTGCGCGAGGGCGTCTGGGCCGGAGAGGTCGAGGGATGA
- the era gene encoding GTPase Era — MNEPMQGATPHNTRSGFVALIGAPNAGKSTLVNRLVGTKVSIVTHKVQTTRAIVRGIATHGPAQIVFVDTPGIFRPRRRLDRAMVTTAWGGARDADLVLVLIDAERGIKGDAEAILDSLAGVRQPKALVLNKVDRVRPESLLKLTAAANEKAEFERTFMVSALTGSGCGDLLDWLAERLPEGPWYYPEDQISDLPMRQLAAEITREKLYLRLHQELPYSSHIETEKWEEKKDGSVRIEQVIYVERDSQKSIVLGHKGETIRAIGQAARREIGEILEQKVHLFLFVKVRENWGDDPERYREMGLDFPS; from the coding sequence ATGAACGAGCCGATGCAGGGCGCCACGCCCCATAACACCCGCTCCGGCTTCGTCGCGCTGATCGGCGCGCCCAATGCCGGCAAGTCGACGCTGGTCAACCGGCTGGTCGGCACCAAGGTTTCCATCGTCACCCACAAGGTGCAGACGACGCGCGCCATCGTGCGCGGCATCGCCACGCACGGGCCGGCGCAGATCGTCTTCGTCGACACGCCGGGCATATTCCGGCCGCGCCGCCGGCTCGACCGCGCCATGGTCACCACCGCCTGGGGCGGGGCGCGGGACGCGGACCTCGTGCTGGTTCTGATCGACGCCGAGCGCGGCATCAAGGGCGATGCCGAGGCGATCCTCGACAGCCTCGCGGGCGTTCGCCAGCCCAAGGCGCTGGTGCTGAACAAGGTCGACCGGGTGCGGCCCGAGAGCCTGCTGAAGCTGACGGCCGCCGCCAACGAGAAGGCGGAGTTCGAGCGCACCTTCATGGTCTCGGCGCTGACCGGCTCCGGCTGCGGAGACCTCCTCGACTGGCTGGCCGAGCGCCTGCCCGAGGGGCCGTGGTACTACCCCGAAGACCAGATCTCCGACCTGCCGATGCGCCAGCTCGCCGCCGAGATCACCCGCGAGAAGCTGTATCTGCGCCTGCATCAGGAGCTTCCCTATTCCTCCCACATCGAGACCGAGAAATGGGAGGAGAAGAAGGACGGCTCGGTGCGTATCGAGCAGGTGATCTATGTCGAGCGCGACAGCCAGAAGAGCATCGTGCTCGGTCACAAGGGCGAGACGATCCGCGCCATCGGCCAGGCGGCGCGCAGGGAAATCGGCGAGATCCTCGAACAGAAGGTCCACCTCTTCCTGTTCGTCAAGGTGCGCGAGAACTGGGGCGACGACCCCGAGCGCTACCGCGAGATGGGCCTCGACTTCCCGAGTTAG
- a CDS encoding GNAT family N-acetyltransferase: MNDTDIEQLRRFNRALTLRIGVLDGSYLGRGRPLGQARLLFEIGPEGGDLRLLRERLGLDSGYASRLLKSLAAEGLVTVEDDPDDKRRRRLALTPEGRAEHAAYDALSDDFARSVLGPLSAAQRARLVAAMGEVERLMAAAAVTIAVEPEDSADARHCVEAYYRELDRRFEQGFDPGSGGYASGAAKDAGKGCFLVARLDGRPVGCGAVRALDAETGEIKRMWVAPEARGTGLARRLLDALEEQARGFDMR; the protein is encoded by the coding sequence ATGAACGACACGGACATCGAACAGCTCCGCCGCTTCAACCGGGCGCTGACCTTGCGCATCGGCGTCCTCGACGGCAGCTATCTCGGGCGCGGCCGGCCGCTCGGACAGGCGCGCCTGCTGTTCGAGATCGGGCCGGAGGGCGGCGACCTGCGGCTGCTGCGCGAAAGGCTGGGCCTCGATTCCGGCTATGCGAGCCGGCTCCTGAAGTCGCTGGCGGCCGAGGGGCTCGTGACGGTCGAGGACGACCCGGACGACAAGCGGCGGCGGCGCCTCGCCCTCACGCCCGAGGGGCGCGCCGAGCACGCGGCCTACGACGCGCTGTCCGACGATTTCGCGCGCTCGGTCCTCGGCCCGCTGAGCGCGGCGCAGCGGGCCCGCCTCGTCGCCGCGATGGGCGAGGTCGAACGGCTGATGGCGGCGGCGGCCGTGACCATCGCCGTCGAGCCGGAGGACAGCGCCGACGCGCGGCATTGCGTCGAGGCCTATTACCGGGAGCTCGACCGGCGCTTCGAGCAAGGCTTCGATCCGGGCAGCGGCGGCTATGCGAGCGGCGCGGCGAAGGACGCCGGCAAGGGCTGCTTCCTCGTCGCCCGGCTCGACGGCCGGCCGGTTGGCTGCGGCGCCGTGCGGGCGCTCGACGCTGAAACGGGCGAGATCAAGCGCATGTGGGTCGCGCCGGAGGCGCGCGGGACCGGGCTGGCGCGGCGGCTTCTCGACGCGCTCGAAGAACAGGCGCGCGGCTTCGACATGCGCTAG
- the recO gene encoding DNA repair protein RecO has product MEWRDEGIILGTRKHGETSAILEVMTRAHGRHLGLVRGGRSRRMQPILQPGNRVDLVWRARLDEHLGLWQVEPVELNAARLFDSACAVYGLQTIAAHLRLLPERDPHAGLYETLALLTAHLDDPAAAGELIVRFELLVLDELGFGLDLARCAATGRRDDLVFVSPKSGRAVSGEAGRPWADRMLPLPAFLQRGAGIRPDFAAMEDAFRLSAFFFARHVYEPRGLEAPEARAGLIAALRKHLLPRQGENAA; this is encoded by the coding sequence ATGGAATGGCGCGACGAGGGAATCATTCTCGGCACGAGGAAGCACGGCGAGACCAGCGCCATCCTCGAAGTGATGACGCGCGCCCATGGCAGGCATCTCGGCCTGGTGCGCGGCGGGCGCTCGCGCCGCATGCAGCCGATCCTGCAGCCGGGCAACCGGGTCGATCTCGTCTGGCGCGCGCGGCTCGACGAGCATCTGGGCCTTTGGCAGGTCGAGCCGGTCGAGCTCAACGCCGCGCGCCTTTTCGACAGCGCCTGCGCCGTCTACGGCCTGCAAACCATCGCCGCGCATCTTCGCCTCCTGCCCGAGCGCGACCCGCATGCCGGGCTCTACGAGACGCTGGCGCTGCTCACCGCCCATCTCGACGATCCGGCCGCCGCCGGCGAGCTGATCGTGCGCTTCGAGCTGCTGGTGCTGGACGAGCTCGGCTTCGGCCTCGATCTCGCCCGATGCGCCGCCACCGGTCGGCGCGACGATCTCGTCTTCGTCTCGCCGAAATCCGGCCGCGCGGTGAGCGGCGAGGCCGGCCGGCCATGGGCCGACAGGATGCTGCCGCTGCCCGCCTTCCTTCAGCGCGGGGCGGGCATCAGGCCCGACTTTGCTGCGATGGAGGACGCCTTTCGTTTGAGCGCCTTCTTCTTCGCCCGGCACGTATACGAACCGCGCGGCCTCGAGGCGCCCGAAGCGCGCGCCGGACTGATCGCGGCCCTGCGCAAGCACCTTTTGCCCCGCCAAGGAGAGAATGCGGCATGA
- a CDS encoding PaaI family thioesterase, which translates to MTSETEIFPGHVSRLGLGSIPLAELAHYTGLQLLQRVVAGEYPAPSIAARMNFALVEIEEGRAVFRGLPGERHLNPLGGVHGGWAATVMDSALGCCIHAMLGIGEAFSTAEMKINYTRPITPQTGIVTCEGKVVHKGRTLAVSEARLTDGQGRLLAFGTETCSIFPMSRLQG; encoded by the coding sequence ATGACCAGCGAAACCGAGATATTCCCGGGCCATGTCTCGCGGCTTGGCCTGGGCAGCATCCCCCTTGCCGAGCTCGCGCACTACACCGGGCTTCAGCTCCTCCAGCGCGTCGTCGCCGGCGAGTATCCCGCGCCGTCGATCGCCGCGCGCATGAACTTCGCCCTCGTCGAGATCGAGGAGGGCAGGGCGGTGTTTCGCGGGCTGCCGGGCGAGCGGCACCTGAACCCGCTCGGCGGCGTCCATGGCGGCTGGGCGGCGACGGTGATGGATTCGGCGCTCGGCTGCTGCATCCATGCCATGCTCGGCATCGGCGAGGCGTTCTCCACCGCCGAGATGAAGATCAACTACACCCGCCCGATCACGCCGCAGACCGGCATCGTCACCTGCGAGGGCAAGGTCGTCCACAAGGGCCGCACGCTCGCCGTCTCCGAGGCGCGGCTCACCGACGGGCAAGGCCGTTTGCTCGCCTTCGGCACCGAGACCTGCTCGATCTTTCCGATGTCGCGCTTGCAGGGCTGA